From a region of the Thermodesulfobium sp. 4217-1 genome:
- the hypB gene encoding hydrogenase nickel incorporation protein HypB has translation MDIKDINIPILSKNIKEGETNKNIFESKGLLTINLISSPGSGKTTLLENIAPILNEQGFPCLVIEGDIATTRDAERISKKEIKCVQINTHGICHLESKMIRKAFEQLDIVNEKILFIENVGNLVCPAEFYLGEHEKIAILSVTEGEDKPEKYPLLFKESSCVLLTKVDLLPFLDLTEDIFISEIRKLNKKAPIFLMSKKDKSSYMEFIEWLIQKHLAIFGGER, from the coding sequence ATGGATATAAAAGATATTAATATTCCAATTTTATCAAAAAATATAAAAGAGGGGGAGACAAATAAAAATATTTTTGAGTCAAAGGGGCTCTTGACGATCAACCTCATTAGCTCTCCTGGTTCCGGGAAAACTACTTTACTTGAAAATATTGCTCCTATATTAAACGAACAAGGTTTTCCTTGTTTAGTTATCGAAGGTGACATTGCTACTACAAGAGATGCAGAAAGGATTAGCAAAAAAGAAATAAAATGTGTCCAAATTAATACTCATGGCATCTGTCATCTCGAATCCAAAATGATAAGGAAGGCATTCGAACAGCTAGATATCGTGAATGAGAAGATATTGTTTATCGAAAACGTCGGAAACCTCGTATGTCCGGCAGAATTTTACCTGGGAGAACACGAAAAAATAGCAATATTAAGCGTAACAGAGGGAGAAGACAAGCCAGAAAAATATCCACTCCTGTTTAAAGAGTCTTCCTGCGTGCTTTTAACCAAAGTAGATCTATTACCTTTTCTCGATCTAACCGAGGACATCTTCATTTCAGAAATTAGGAAGTTGAATAAAAAGGCGCCAATCTTCCTTATGTCAAAAAAAGACAAATCTTCATATATGGAATTTATTGAATGGTTAATCCAAAAACACCTTGCTATCTTTGGGGGAGAACGATAA
- a CDS encoding dihydroorotase, translated as MDKILFKNILVYFSDLSSKRINFYLDSSGNVNFLDSFDMSDYKEVVDGEDFVVMPLLTDVHTHMRVPGQEEKEDITSGSRAAARGGIGQIFTMPNTKPVVDNAYLVDYLVSNIDKNSSMKIYPVGAVSKNQAGEELSPLLEMKRSGAIAFSDDGRPITTNILRKALIYTKTFDGVIIDHPEDAVLSDGGLIHEGRLSRAYGIKSIPYTSEEVCVARDVALARETRSRLHLAHLSTRHSLKYIEIAKEEDLNVTSEVTVNHLIFNCENISIFDTKFKVNPPFREEEDMYELFNALKNGIIDIICTDHAPHTLEEKELDYSQAPFGTPGLETVFAALYTHFVMSNKCGLEDIIKWMVVNPSKVFSIPVLELQNNSKANFFIFKKNEEFLVEPEMFFSKCKLSLFLDKKLFGFPLATFYNGKVIYKDNNFLQTVKEI; from the coding sequence ATGGATAAAATATTGTTTAAAAATATTTTAGTATATTTTTCAGATCTAAGTTCAAAAAGGATTAATTTTTATCTTGATTCATCTGGCAATGTAAATTTTTTAGATTCATTTGATATGTCTGATTATAAAGAAGTTGTAGATGGCGAAGATTTCGTCGTGATGCCTCTCTTGACTGATGTGCACACTCATATGAGAGTTCCCGGTCAAGAAGAGAAGGAAGATATTACCTCTGGCTCAAGAGCTGCAGCAAGGGGAGGAATTGGCCAGATATTTACAATGCCAAACACAAAACCTGTTGTGGATAACGCATATCTTGTTGATTACTTAGTGAGCAACATTGATAAAAATTCAAGTATGAAAATTTATCCTGTGGGAGCTGTTTCAAAGAACCAAGCAGGCGAGGAGCTCTCTCCCCTTTTGGAGATGAAAAGGAGCGGTGCAATAGCTTTTTCTGATGACGGAAGGCCAATTACGACAAATATTCTAAGAAAAGCGTTAATTTACACTAAGACTTTCGATGGGGTAATTATAGATCATCCTGAAGATGCTGTTTTGAGCGATGGAGGATTGATTCATGAAGGTAGGCTTTCTAGGGCTTATGGGATTAAATCAATTCCATACACATCAGAAGAGGTCTGTGTGGCAAGAGATGTCGCTTTGGCAAGAGAGACAAGGTCTAGATTGCACCTTGCTCATCTGTCTACAAGGCACTCCTTAAAATATATTGAGATTGCTAAAGAAGAGGATTTAAATGTTACTTCTGAAGTTACTGTGAACCACCTGATATTTAATTGTGAAAATATTTCTATTTTCGATACCAAGTTTAAAGTAAATCCTCCTTTTAGAGAAGAAGAGGATATGTATGAACTTTTCAATGCTTTAAAAAATGGAATTATTGATATAATTTGTACCGACCATGCTCCGCATACGCTGGAGGAGAAAGAGCTCGACTATAGTCAAGCCCCATTTGGCACTCCTGGCTTGGAGACTGTTTTTGCTGCTTTGTATACACATTTTGTTATGAGCAATAAATGCGGTTTAGAAGACATAATAAAATGGATGGTAGTAAACCCATCTAAAGTATTTTCTATTCCAGTTTTGGAATTACAAAATAATTCTAAAGCTAATTTTTTTATTTTTAAAAAGAATGAAGAATTTTTGGTGGAACCTGAAATGTTTTTTTCAAAGTGTAAGCTCTCTTTATTTTTAGATAAAAAACTATTTGGTTTTCCCCTTGCTACTTTTTACAATGGGAAAGTGATTTATAAAGATAATAACTTTTTACAGACTGTTAAAGAAATATAA
- a CDS encoding aspartate carbamoyltransferase catalytic subunit codes for MISHLLSTKNLELNEALEIFDNARKFLEVLDRPTKKVPILKGKLILTVFFEPSTRTRTSFEIAGKTLGADVVNLSISQSSTKKGETIKDTCLTLNAMKPDCIVIRHSVSKIPDYITNFTSAKIVNAGDGSNEHPSQALLDAFTLLQHFGDLSGKKILILGDVLNSRVARSNIWLLKKFGAKVSLCGPSTLVREEFEKEWDVDVYWDLDEAINDADAIIVLRIQLERAASAWIPSTREYSIFYGLNTKRLVNNNKVLIMHPGPMNRGLEISSEVADSDNALIRKQVTNGLAIRMSIFYHLLGHKVDNIGEHLDKNTEQRGY; via the coding sequence GTGATTTCTCACTTACTGAGCACGAAGAATTTAGAATTAAACGAAGCTTTGGAAATATTTGATAATGCAAGAAAATTTTTGGAGGTTTTAGATAGGCCTACAAAAAAGGTACCAATTCTTAAAGGCAAACTTATTTTAACTGTTTTTTTTGAGCCCAGCACGAGGACGAGAACATCTTTTGAAATTGCTGGCAAAACTCTTGGCGCAGATGTTGTGAACCTTTCTATCTCTCAAAGCTCAACCAAAAAAGGTGAAACCATCAAGGATACCTGTTTGACGCTCAATGCTATGAAGCCAGATTGCATTGTTATAAGACATTCTGTTTCTAAAATTCCTGATTATATTACGAATTTTACTTCAGCAAAAATAGTTAACGCTGGAGATGGTTCCAATGAGCATCCTTCACAGGCATTACTTGATGCATTTACTTTACTACAACATTTTGGAGATCTTTCTGGCAAGAAAATTTTAATTTTGGGAGACGTTTTAAATAGCAGAGTTGCAAGATCAAACATATGGCTTTTGAAAAAATTTGGTGCTAAGGTATCACTTTGCGGTCCCTCCACACTTGTTAGGGAAGAATTTGAAAAAGAATGGGATGTGGATGTGTATTGGGATTTAGATGAGGCTATTAACGACGCTGATGCAATTATAGTCCTTAGAATTCAGCTTGAAAGGGCTGCGAGTGCATGGATTCCCAGCACAAGGGAATATTCAATCTTTTATGGCTTAAATACCAAAAGACTTGTGAACAATAATAAGGTTTTAATTATGCACCCTGGACCTATGAATAGAGGCCTTGAGATTTCATCTGAAGTTGCAGATAGCGATAATGCCCTTATTAGGAAGCAGGTAACAAATGGTTTGGCAATAAGAATGTCTATCTTTTACCACTTATTGGGACACAAAGTTGACAATATCGGTGAGCATTTAGATAAGAATACCGAGCAGCGAGGTTATTAA
- a CDS encoding penicillin-binding protein 1A: protein MLSKIKKFLIFIGIFLALFVVGLLAGVTIYSFIKVPNVESLENYAPPEATQIFDRNGKLITTLYDSENRVVVPLKDIPNNLRDAVIAVEDSRFYSEVGFDPIGIMRAFIADIMHRKEIEGGSTLTQQLVKNIYLTPQQTLMRKLVELVISIRVDLTLSKDKILELYLNEIYLGHGTNGVQAASKYYFNKDVKNLNLAESAMLAGLISAPEYYSPVRNFKLAKERQKIVLNRMVDVGYITKAQANDAYSQPIDIVHSNTRWGGIAPYFVDHILQEMAKKYGYNEVYTGGLKIYTTLDYNMQEEADKMVKDYVKKYSYLHVSEGALVAIDPQNGEIRAYVGGTSYEKSQFDRVIMAERQPGSSFKPFVYLTALEQGLGPNTTLSDTPVTYQTPEGPWSPQNYERTFMGNIPMWEALMLSRNVPSVKLLDMVGVENAIKTARKAGIKSHLNANLALALGASDVNLLEMTSAYGVFANRGIRVEPIFITKVVDRNGKVLEENKPIPQRVFEEKYISVLDGMLTNVILHGTGMAANIGRPAAGKTGTTDDFRNAWFMGFTPNMVCGVWVGNDDNSPMNGVVGGFIPAEIWAGFMKYALTGTPVAYFPKSSESIGSSSGNEVSVWICSGSDKLATDKCPNPILKSFPKDNVPTEYDSRYPGTPYVPTEEKRKENTVGKTKNSNENSQPTTIPKHEGNSIIVLPQR, encoded by the coding sequence ATGTTAAGTAAAATAAAAAAATTTTTAATTTTTATAGGGATTTTTCTAGCTCTTTTTGTTGTAGGTCTTTTAGCTGGTGTAACAATTTATTCTTTTATTAAAGTTCCAAACGTAGAAAGCCTTGAAAACTATGCTCCACCTGAGGCTACACAGATATTTGATAGAAATGGCAAGTTGATAACTACTCTGTATGATTCTGAGAACAGAGTCGTGGTTCCATTGAAGGATATCCCAAATAATCTTAGAGACGCTGTAATAGCAGTCGAGGACTCAAGGTTTTATTCAGAAGTGGGTTTCGATCCTATTGGCATTATGAGGGCTTTTATCGCAGATATTATGCATAGAAAAGAAATCGAAGGCGGCAGTACTTTGACTCAGCAGCTGGTAAAGAATATTTATCTTACTCCACAGCAAACTTTAATGAGAAAACTGGTAGAATTGGTCATTTCTATTAGGGTAGATCTGACTTTAAGCAAAGATAAAATATTAGAACTCTACCTTAACGAAATCTATTTGGGGCATGGTACCAATGGAGTCCAGGCCGCTTCAAAGTATTACTTTAACAAAGACGTAAAAAATCTTAATTTAGCAGAATCTGCAATGCTTGCAGGATTAATAAGTGCTCCAGAATATTATTCACCTGTAAGAAACTTTAAGTTAGCAAAAGAGCGTCAGAAGATAGTATTAAACAGAATGGTTGACGTAGGGTATATCACTAAGGCTCAGGCAAATGATGCATACAGTCAGCCAATTGATATCGTTCATTCAAATACCAGATGGGGCGGAATAGCTCCTTATTTTGTCGATCATATCTTACAAGAAATGGCTAAAAAATACGGTTATAATGAAGTTTATACTGGTGGCTTAAAAATTTATACTACTCTTGACTACAATATGCAGGAAGAAGCAGATAAGATGGTAAAAGATTATGTGAAAAAATACAGCTATCTTCACGTTTCAGAAGGGGCACTGGTTGCTATCGATCCACAAAACGGAGAGATTAGAGCCTATGTGGGCGGAACAAGCTACGAAAAAAGTCAATTTGATAGAGTAATAATGGCTGAGAGACAGCCAGGATCTTCTTTTAAACCATTCGTATACCTGACCGCCTTGGAACAGGGACTGGGTCCTAATACTACATTATCTGATACTCCCGTTACATATCAAACCCCTGAAGGTCCATGGAGTCCTCAGAATTATGAGAGAACTTTTATGGGTAACATTCCTATGTGGGAGGCTCTAATGCTATCCAGGAATGTTCCAAGTGTGAAATTGCTTGACATGGTTGGGGTAGAGAACGCAATTAAAACGGCAAGAAAGGCTGGGATTAAAAGCCACCTAAACGCAAACCTTGCCCTTGCTCTTGGTGCGAGTGATGTGAACCTTCTTGAAATGACTTCTGCCTATGGCGTTTTCGCAAATAGAGGAATAAGGGTGGAACCAATATTTATTACCAAGGTTGTAGATAGAAACGGTAAAGTTTTAGAAGAAAATAAACCTATACCACAGAGGGTTTTTGAGGAAAAATATATTTCGGTGCTTGACGGTATGCTTACTAACGTAATTTTACACGGTACTGGAATGGCTGCTAATATTGGTAGGCCTGCTGCAGGAAAAACTGGCACTACTGACGACTTTAGGAATGCATGGTTTATGGGATTTACTCCAAATATGGTTTGTGGCGTTTGGGTAGGAAATGACGATAATTCGCCAATGAACGGTGTAGTTGGTGGATTTATCCCTGCTGAAATTTGGGCTGGATTTATGAAGTATGCTCTTACAGGGACACCCGTTGCATATTTTCCAAAGAGTTCTGAGTCTATCGGATCTTCTAGTGGCAATGAGGTAAGTGTTTGGATTTGCAGCGGTTCTGATAAATTGGCTACAGACAAGTGCCCAAATCCTATTTTAAAATCATTCCCGAAGGACAATGTACCTACAGAATATGACAGTAGATACCCTGGAACTCCTTATGTTCCGACTGAGGAGAAAAGAAAAGAAAATACTGTCGGGAAAACAAAAAATTCAAATGAAAACAGTCAACCAACAACCATCCCTAAACATGAAGGAAACTCTATTATCGTTCTCCCCCAAAGATAG
- a CDS encoding M48 family metallopeptidase: MSKKKIISLLLLVVSFLLINLHNPSNAQTIINYDKEYKEGQKIAKDIESYYKIVKNPAVQERLDKIASRLQVYAREFSGVKNLKLTIKAYHSDDVNAFALPGGFIFVTTGMLNFVRTDDELACILSHETGHVVLDHHRKQMELQKKYTLVALAVIIASRGNAAASESASLLSMAMMNQYSIGLEKQADEFAIRCAMACGYNPVGLLTTMERLNARERSYQDINWGIYQNHPETEERIHYIIAALKSYGVVINRRIAADYFKVTNIGPNVYIEKDLWFNLQDYPNIFPNPFIDLTSVIKNLNLAFDEEPSIYDINVVGEGDSVIIYVKNIKVISAKDTEENRKILTTLCSELKKIVWKNSLWEAFN, translated from the coding sequence ATGTCTAAAAAAAAAATTATATCCCTTCTACTCCTTGTAGTTAGTTTCCTATTAATAAATTTACACAACCCTTCAAACGCACAGACCATAATCAATTATGATAAAGAATATAAAGAAGGTCAAAAAATTGCAAAGGACATTGAATCTTATTATAAAATCGTCAAAAACCCAGCAGTTCAAGAAAGACTAGACAAAATTGCCAGTAGACTGCAAGTATATGCCAGAGAATTTTCAGGCGTTAAAAACCTAAAGTTAACCATAAAGGCTTACCATAGCGATGACGTTAATGCCTTTGCCCTGCCGGGAGGTTTTATTTTTGTAACTACCGGAATGTTAAATTTTGTCAGGACTGATGACGAATTAGCTTGTATACTATCGCATGAGACCGGCCACGTCGTTTTAGATCATCACCGAAAACAAATGGAGCTTCAAAAGAAATATACCCTCGTAGCACTTGCGGTAATAATAGCATCAAGGGGAAACGCCGCTGCTAGCGAGTCTGCAAGTCTATTGTCAATGGCAATGATGAATCAATATTCTATAGGACTTGAAAAACAGGCAGATGAATTTGCCATCAGGTGTGCTATGGCATGTGGCTACAATCCAGTAGGACTGTTAACTACTATGGAGAGGCTAAATGCAAGAGAGAGAAGCTACCAGGATATAAACTGGGGAATCTACCAAAATCATCCAGAAACAGAAGAAAGAATTCACTATATTATCGCTGCTTTAAAAAGTTATGGCGTTGTAATTAACAGAAGAATTGCAGCCGATTATTTCAAGGTTACAAATATTGGGCCAAATGTCTATATTGAAAAAGATTTGTGGTTCAATCTTCAAGACTATCCAAATATATTTCCAAATCCTTTTATAGATTTGACATCGGTAATAAAAAACCTAAACCTTGCATTTGATGAAGAACCTAGCATTTATGATATAAACGTTGTTGGTGAAGGGGATAGTGTTATAATTTACGTTAAGAATATAAAGGTTATTTCTGCAAAAGATACAGAAGAAAACAGAAAAATCTTAACAACCCTATGTTCTGAATTAAAAAAAATAGTATGGAAAAATTCTTTGTGGGAGGCATTTAATTAA
- the hypA gene encoding hydrogenase maturation nickel metallochaperone HypA, with the protein MHEASIVQEIIDITTEQAKQNNAHKVLEVEITVGAGAMIETDLLSGAFDVMKNETMLEDATLKINKVNLKLHCLNCDKISESDRMVSMECPYCHSFETIIESGREMLINKIIAE; encoded by the coding sequence ATGCATGAAGCAAGTATTGTACAGGAAATAATCGACATAACCACTGAACAGGCAAAACAAAACAATGCTCACAAGGTTCTCGAAGTAGAGATAACTGTTGGCGCAGGAGCAATGATAGAAACTGATCTCCTATCAGGAGCATTCGATGTTATGAAAAACGAAACAATGCTCGAAGATGCAACCTTAAAGATAAATAAGGTTAACCTTAAATTACACTGTCTAAATTGCGATAAAATATCAGAAAGCGATAGAATGGTCAGTATGGAATGTCCATATTGTCATTCGTTTGAAACAATAATTGAATCAGGTAGGGAAATGCTTATAAATAAAATTATTGCAGAATAA
- the carA gene encoding glutamine-hydrolyzing carbamoyl-phosphate synthase small subunit, producing the protein MNFKKAMLLLEDKSLFIGRSFGAEGEVLGEVVFNTSMSGYQEILTDPSYCGQIVTMTYPLIGNYGVNSEDVESFKPFVKGFIVRDYKDRTSNWRAQETLGSYLSKNNIVGIDNIDTRFLTRKLRTRGALNGIISTVDLDPESLYEKIKRLPSMEGLDLVKDVTPKEKYTWTDKDIWVNERFKPEGEFNVAVVDYGVKWNILRILTALGCKLTIFSAYSSAEEIMSIKPDGVFLSNGPGDPAAVEYAIKPLKDLFGKVPIFGICLGHQLMGIASGAKTFKLKFGHHGANHPVKRLETGDVEITSQNHGFAIDPESIDKSNWEVTHINLNDKTVEGIMHKKLPIFSVQYHPEASPGPHDSGYLFKKFCELMKK; encoded by the coding sequence TTGAACTTTAAAAAAGCTATGCTTTTATTGGAAGATAAAAGTTTATTTATTGGACGATCTTTTGGCGCAGAAGGGGAAGTCTTAGGAGAAGTAGTTTTTAATACCAGCATGAGCGGATATCAAGAAATTCTGACCGATCCATCATATTGTGGGCAGATTGTAACCATGACTTATCCTTTAATAGGGAACTATGGAGTAAACAGCGAAGACGTTGAAAGCTTCAAGCCCTTTGTCAAAGGCTTTATAGTTAGAGACTACAAGGACAGAACGTCTAATTGGAGGGCACAAGAAACCCTTGGCTCATATCTTAGTAAGAATAATATTGTGGGTATAGATAACATCGATACAAGGTTTCTTACAAGGAAGCTAAGGACTAGAGGGGCCTTAAATGGAATCATATCCACAGTCGATCTCGATCCTGAATCTCTATATGAGAAAATTAAGCGTTTGCCATCTATGGAGGGCCTCGATCTTGTCAAAGACGTCACGCCTAAGGAAAAATATACGTGGACTGATAAGGATATCTGGGTTAATGAAAGATTTAAGCCAGAGGGAGAATTTAATGTCGCAGTTGTCGATTACGGTGTAAAGTGGAATATTCTTAGGATACTAACTGCTTTGGGTTGCAAATTAACAATATTTTCAGCTTATAGCAGCGCAGAGGAAATTATGTCTATAAAGCCAGACGGCGTGTTTCTTTCTAATGGTCCTGGCGATCCTGCTGCAGTAGAATATGCAATCAAGCCTTTAAAAGATCTTTTTGGTAAGGTTCCGATTTTTGGAATCTGTTTAGGCCATCAGTTAATGGGTATTGCTTCAGGCGCTAAGACTTTCAAGTTGAAATTTGGCCACCATGGAGCCAACCATCCTGTAAAGAGGCTTGAGACTGGTGATGTTGAGATTACTTCTCAAAACCACGGATTTGCTATTGATCCAGAATCGATTGATAAATCCAATTGGGAAGTTACTCATATAAACTTAAATGACAAAACAGTTGAAGGCATAATGCACAAAAAATTGCCAATTTTTTCTGTCCAATATCATCCAGAGGCGAGTCCTGGACCTCACGATTCTGGCTATTTATTTAAAAAATTTTGTGAATTGATGAAGAAATAA
- the pyrR gene encoding bifunctional pyr operon transcriptional regulator/uracil phosphoribosyltransferase PyrR, which yields MLKAKILNEQEINKILHRLMYEIYENHKDFDELLLVGLWTRGVFLSRRIAEIFLNEKGIRLDTSELDVTPYRDDLYTKEKIALKTTNLISTQERSIIIVDDVLFTGRTIRGAIEAIFDFGRPKKIELLILIDRGHRELPINANYLGRFVPTSSKEDVNVRLKEIDNVDEVIILE from the coding sequence ATGCTCAAAGCAAAGATTTTAAATGAGCAGGAAATTAATAAGATACTTCATCGTTTGATGTATGAGATTTATGAGAATCACAAAGATTTTGATGAGCTTTTGTTAGTAGGCTTGTGGACAAGGGGAGTTTTTTTAAGTAGGCGTATTGCTGAAATTTTTTTAAATGAAAAGGGGATAAGGTTAGATACTTCAGAATTGGATGTTACTCCATACAGGGATGATTTATATACTAAAGAAAAAATTGCTTTAAAAACAACAAATTTAATTTCTACTCAAGAACGTTCGATTATAATAGTTGATGATGTGCTTTTTACGGGGAGAACCATCAGGGGAGCGATAGAAGCTATCTTTGATTTTGGCAGACCAAAGAAAATAGAATTATTGATATTAATTGATAGAGGTCACAGAGAGCTGCCGATTAATGCAAATTATTTAGGTAGATTTGTGCCAACTTCTTCAAAAGAAGACGTTAATGTGAGACTTAAAGAGATTGATAATGTGGATGAGGTGATTATTTTAGAGTGA
- the argS gene encoding arginine--tRNA ligase: MSFYNHLKEETLKHISSLYPDIQDPNSFIEIQISNPQYGDYTILSAMKLAKYLKESPIKIANKIAERFSNDIFSIQVVNPGFINISLKDFTLQNILRDFSIKPFLSNRESPKILIEYVSANPTGPLHIGHGRWAAFGDSLNRLLKDYGFNVQTEFYVNNYGNQMELFTQSIIARMKELLKQDFVFPEGGYQGEYVIDIANKILNKHPILIKEEQNLHFDLIKEEALNIALNEQKETLNNFGVNFDSFFFESKLHEEDKINKIVDILISKNQTYRKDGALWLKTSDYLDNEDRVLIRENGLPTYFAADIAYHYEKFKRNFDIYINIWGTDHHGYIARLKSALKALGLPEERLIILLGQLVNLYRNKNLIRMSKRTGNMITLKDLLDDVGPDVLRFYLASRSLNSTIDFHIEKAKEVTMDNPLYYIQYACARISSIKRNIAEQIPDDIEEYSKYIEGADELEIIKKIDNFDFFREKAVRDYEPYYLVTYMLDLSRLFHIYYQKSRIINDEKTVQWSRLFLITKVHEVLSKGLSYLRIIPLEKM; encoded by the coding sequence TTGTCTTTTTACAATCATTTAAAGGAAGAAACGCTAAAACATATTAGCAGCCTATACCCAGACATCCAGGATCCTAACTCATTCATTGAGATCCAAATATCCAACCCCCAATATGGCGACTACACTATTTTAAGTGCAATGAAATTAGCAAAATATCTCAAAGAGTCTCCAATAAAAATTGCGAATAAAATAGCTGAAAGATTTAGTAACGATATTTTCTCAATCCAGGTTGTAAATCCAGGTTTCATAAATATCAGTCTAAAAGATTTTACCTTACAAAATATTTTAAGAGATTTTTCTATTAAACCATTTTTAAGCAATAGAGAATCGCCAAAAATATTAATTGAATATGTCTCTGCCAATCCTACGGGACCTCTTCATATAGGACACGGCAGATGGGCTGCTTTTGGAGATTCTTTAAACAGGCTATTAAAGGACTATGGGTTTAATGTCCAAACAGAGTTTTACGTGAACAACTATGGAAATCAAATGGAGTTATTTACCCAATCAATCATAGCCAGAATGAAAGAGTTGCTAAAACAAGATTTTGTTTTTCCAGAAGGCGGATATCAAGGAGAGTATGTTATAGATATCGCAAACAAAATCTTGAACAAACATCCTATTCTTATTAAAGAAGAACAAAACCTACATTTCGATCTCATAAAAGAAGAGGCCTTAAATATCGCGCTAAACGAACAAAAAGAAACACTTAATAATTTTGGAGTCAACTTTGACTCATTTTTTTTTGAAAGCAAATTGCACGAAGAAGATAAAATAAATAAAATAGTTGATATCTTAATTTCAAAAAATCAAACATATAGAAAAGATGGAGCGCTTTGGCTTAAGACTTCTGATTATTTAGACAATGAAGATAGGGTCTTAATAAGAGAGAATGGATTGCCCACATATTTTGCAGCAGACATAGCATATCATTATGAAAAATTTAAGAGAAATTTTGATATTTACATAAATATATGGGGAACCGACCACCACGGTTATATTGCAAGGCTCAAAAGTGCCTTGAAAGCACTGGGATTACCTGAAGAAAGGCTTATTATCCTTTTAGGTCAATTAGTTAACCTTTACAGGAACAAGAACCTTATAAGAATGTCAAAAAGAACTGGAAATATGATAACCCTCAAGGACCTTCTTGATGATGTAGGGCCAGATGTACTAAGATTTTATTTAGCCTCCCGATCTTTAAACAGTACAATAGACTTTCATATAGAAAAGGCAAAAGAAGTTACAATGGACAATCCACTCTACTATATACAGTATGCATGTGCAAGGATATCAAGCATAAAAAGAAATATTGCAGAGCAGATACCAGATGACATAGAAGAGTACTCAAAGTATATTGAGGGCGCAGACGAACTTGAAATTATTAAAAAGATTGATAACTTTGATTTTTTCAGAGAAAAGGCAGTGCGAGATTATGAACCATACTACTTGGTCACTTACATGTTAGACCTCTCAAGACTATTTCATATTTATTACCAAAAGAGCAGAATTATTAACGATGAAAAGACTGTCCAATGGTCCAGGCTTTTTCTGATAACCAAAGTTCATGAAGTCCTATCGAAGGGCCTTTCCTATTTACGCATTATTCCTCTGGAGAAAATGTGA